One genomic window of Lepeophtheirus salmonis chromosome 5, UVic_Lsal_1.4, whole genome shotgun sequence includes the following:
- the LOC121118840 gene encoding neuroguidin: MSIIAKTVSERIPEFPRDLISNTSQGLSILELRNHLLFDYNIHLALIALRKSYGESLQDSLSVSSLVELRVYLEKSRPIIDKIKYQIEKSLKVSSQGGLASSDPLGFKPNPSNLICKMDGESSDNEEDEDEEENETKEQGGNKVYKIPKNIPTFYDGDKNELERDTEDKARKMRMSKSLVEDLKIQHSETPLEESYASGDLKAKIISDRKERIRFEEDNFIRLPVTKKDRVKNKKRFSTINTIGNEITSFSSSMFDSETRKRKHKTASKGAGKKKKFKRRM, encoded by the exons aTGTCAATTATTGCAAAGACAGTGAGTGAGCGGATCCCTGAATTCCCGAGGGATCTTATTTCAAACACTTCACAGGGTTTGAGCATTTTAGAACTAAGAAATCATTTGTTGTTTGACTATAATATTCATCTTGCACTCATTGCACTACGTAAGTCCTATGGGGAGTCTCTTCAAGACTCACTCTCTGTATCCTCTCTTGTTGAACTTCGCGTATACCTTGAAAAATCACGTccaatcattgataaaatcaagTATCAAATTGAGAAGTCCCTCAAAGTTTCCTCTCAAGGCGGTCTTGCATCCTCAGATCCCTTAG GTTTTAAACCCAATCCATCCAATCTTATCTGTAAAATGGATGGTGAATCCTCCGATAACGAAGAAGAtgaggatgaagaagaaaaCGAAACAAAAGAGCAAGGTGGTAATAAAGTTTACAAAATCCCAAAGAACATTCCCACTTTCTATGATGGCGATAAAAATGAACTTGAGCGTGATACTGAGGACAAAGCGCGGAAAATGCGTATGAGCAAGTCTTTGGTTGAAGACCTCAAAATACAACATTCTGAGACACCTCTAGAAGAATCATATGCATCTGGAGACTTGAAGGCTAAAATTATTTCGGATCGTAAAGAAAGGATTCGATTTgaagaagataattttattagacTGCCTGTCACCAAAAAAGACCGGGTTAAGAATAAAAAGCGGTTCAGTACCATCAATACCATTGGCAATGAAATTACCTCATTCTCTTCAAGCATGTTTGATTCTGAAACTAGGAAGAGAAAGCATAAGACTGCTTCGAAGGGTGCAGGCAAGAAGAAGAAATTCAAAAGACGAATGTAA
- the vih gene encoding ubiquitin-conjugating enzyme E2 C: MAQNVNPTASSSIGSSSTKDSMSSGVVGSNSQVSKRLQQELLSLMMSNDKGISAFPDGDMLLSWVGTVEGPLETVYEGLKYKLRLDFPPGYPYNAPKVRFTSSCFHPNVDQYGNICLDILKEKWSALYEVRTILLSIQSLLGEPNNSSPLNIHAAGLWPNQAAYKKVLLEKYDQDSKKS, translated from the exons ATGGCTCAAAATGTGAACCCTACGGCTTCATCATCCATAGGATCATCAAGTACAAAAGACTCCATGAGTTCAGGTGTTGTGGGATCCAATTCTCAAGTCTCAAAGCGGCTACAGCAGGAGCTGTTGTCATTGATGATGTCCAATGACAAAGGAATTTCAGCCTTCCCTGATGGTGATATGCTTCTGAGTTGGGTTGGAACTGTGGAAGGACCTCTGGAAACGGTTTACGAAG GCTTAAAGTACAAATTACGCTTGGACTTCCCTCCAGGATATCCCTACAACGCTCCCAAAGTCAGGTTTACTTCCTCTTGTTTCCATCCAAATGTGGACCAATACGGAAACATTTGCTTagacattttgaaggaaaaatggAGTGCACTCTATGAAGTTAGAACCATCCTCTTATCAATTCAGTCCCTACTTGGAGAACCAAATAATAGTAGTCCTCTTAATATTCACGCTGCTGGACTTTGGCCTAATCAAGCTGCATATAAAAAGGTCCTCTTAGAAAAATATGATCAAGACTCgaaaaaatcctaa
- the Ythdf gene encoding uncharacterized protein Ythdf isoform X2, producing MSEMDTSNSVVKAKGGRGPQMVPGVGHCPPGTGGPQPHHQQQQQQQDMDFMSFQQQEFNSWRNPPPPPHHANAGDYNNFNYYGAAAGGYSPFSPGDIRDSIAAIWSRTSPSGEGVPLGGAYGQFPPPPPPPPHPDGQFNHLGHFPHGDLSGLFADQYGGFPYGYGYTQWPDNSNGNRSNGGGGSSANPGYSYLGSSGGGAEDPRSSSMSRNNVNAANINNNNKELRMSQLIENIKISSPNQQPPVSVKGKMIDTNGYNGSSNMSGSSSSLGSGAPTKKMSWAKVASQPAKPTTTSSKTKKPGVLSPPAIIPMSSSKGVAPTAVDPVPSPSFSTSQGASPVNNNHSETSQQQTSNHRPQVPNYGPRGHRSGVAKDNSTSNASSSSSNGPRAGGNNTGSTSESHPVLENLRSTNEYNPKNFDLNPMNARYFVLKSFCEDDIHRSIKFEIWCSTQHGNKRLDTAWNEQLGVGPIYLFFSVNGSGHFCGMAQMLTGVDYSSTANSVWVQDKFKGQFKVKWIYVKDVPNNQLRHILLENNENKPVTKSRDTQEVPSEKGQMLLKVMHGFKHTTCIFDDFAHYERRQEAEESKKNERQQQQQHHHHHDKSHDKNRDNSARESSSRNNKNPWDWEMNNASNWE from the exons ATGTCTGAGATGGACACAAGCAATTCCGTCGTGAAGGCTAAAGGTGGACGTGGGCCCCAAATGGTTCCGGGAGTGGGGCACTGCCCCCCGGGAACAGGAGGTCCTCAGCCGCACCACCAGCAGCAGCAGCAACAACAAGACATGGACTTCATGTCTTTCCAACAACAAGAGTTCAACTCTTGGAGGAATCCTCCTCCCCCGCCGCATCATGCCAACGCCGGAGATTacaataactttaattattacgGTGCGGCGGCAGGGGGCTATAGTCCCTTTAGTCCAGGAGATATTCGTGATTCTATTGCAGCCATTTGGTCTCGTACTTCCCCTTCGGGAGAAGGAGTTCCACTTGGAGGAGCTTATGGACAGTTTCCTCCTCCGCCGCCGCCACCTCCTCATCCTGATGGACAATTTAACCATTTGGGACACTTTCCGCATGGAGATTTGAGTGGTCTTTTTGCGGATCAGTACGGGGGGTTCCCTTATGGCTATGGCTACACACAGTGGCCTGATAATTCCAACGGAAATAGGAGTAATGGAGGAGGAGGTTCCTCCGCCAATCCAGGCTATTCTTACCTTGGGAGTAGTGGCGGTGGTGCTGAGGATCCCCGCTCATCCTCAATGTCAAGAAACAATGTTAATGCTGctaatataaacaataataataaggaacTTCGTATGTCTCAGCTCATAGAGAACATCAAAATATCTTCTCCAAATCAACAACCCCCAGTCTCTGTCAAGGGGAAAATGATAGACACAAATGGCTATAATGGATCTTCTAATATGAGTGGGTCCTCCTCTTCCTTAGGATCTGGagcaccaacaaaaaaaatgtcttgggCTAAAGTTGCATCACAGCCTGCGAAGCCTACAACGACTTCAAGTAAAACAAAGAAACCTGGGGTTCTCTCTCCCCCAGCTATAATTCCTATGTCCTCGAGTAAGGGAGTGGCACCCACTGCTGTGGATCCAGTTCCTTCGCCGTCTTTTTCAACTTCGCAGGGTGCTTCCCCTGTGAATAACAATCATAGTGAAACCTCA CAGCAGCAGACCTCGAATCATCGTCCACAAGTACCAAATTATGGTCCACGTGGACATCGAAGTGGAGTAGCAAAGGATAATTCGACCAGCAATGCTTCTTCTTCGTCGTCTAACGGTCCTAGAGCTGGTGGCAATAACACCGGTAGTACGTCAGAAAGCCATCCTGTACTTGAAAATCTTCGTAGTACCAATGAATACAATCCGAAAAACTTTGATTTGAATCCCATGAACGCCCGATATTTTGTTCTTAAGAGCTTTTGCGAAGATGATATTCATAGAAGTATCAAGTTTGAAATTTGGTGCTCTACGCAGCATGGAAATAAAAGATTAGACACTGCTTGGAATGAACAACTTGGAGTAGGGCCTATTTATCTCTTTTTCTCTGTCAACGGATCAGGACATTTTTGTGGCATGGCTCAAATGTTGACAGGTGTGGACTATTCTTCTACAGCAAATAGCGTTTGGGTGCAGGATAAATTCAAAGGACAGTTTAAAGTAAAGTGGATATATGTGAAAGATGTGCCTAACAATCAACTCCGTCatattcttttggaaaataatgaaaataagcCCGTGACTAAATCTAGAGATACGCAGGAAGTTCCTAGCGAAAAAGGTCAAATGCTTTTGAAGGTAATGCATGGCTTCAAACATACAACATGCATTTTTGATGATTTCGCGCATTATGAAAGAAGACAAGAGGCCGAAGAATCTAAAAAGAATGAAAGACAACAGCAACAACAACACCATCATCATCACGATAAAAGTCATGACAAAAATCGTGATAATAGTGCAAGGGAGTCCTCatctagaaataataaaaacccaTGGGATTGGGAAATGAATAACGCATCGAACtgggaataa
- the Ythdf gene encoding uncharacterized protein Ythdf isoform X1, which translates to MSEMDTSNSVVKAKGGRGPQMVPGVGHCPPGTGGPQPHHQQQQQQQDMDFMSFQQQEFNSWRNPPPPPHHANAGDYNNFNYYGAAAGGYSPFSPGDIRDSIAAIWSRTSPSGEGVPLGGAYGQFPPPPPPPPHPDGQFNHLGHFPHGDLSGLFADQYGGFPYGYGYTQWPDNSNGNRSNGGGGSSANPGYSYLGSSGGGAEDPRSSSMSRNNVNAANINNNNKELRMSQLIENIKISSPNQQPPVSVKGKMIDTNGYNGSSNMSGSSSSLGSGAPTKKMSWAKVASQPAKPTTTSSKTKKPGVLSPPAIIPMSSSKGVAPTAVDPVPSPSFSTSQGASPVNNNHSETSVSNGNTSNNNNNGNIKSVMQQQQTSNHRPQVPNYGPRGHRSGVAKDNSTSNASSSSSNGPRAGGNNTGSTSESHPVLENLRSTNEYNPKNFDLNPMNARYFVLKSFCEDDIHRSIKFEIWCSTQHGNKRLDTAWNEQLGVGPIYLFFSVNGSGHFCGMAQMLTGVDYSSTANSVWVQDKFKGQFKVKWIYVKDVPNNQLRHILLENNENKPVTKSRDTQEVPSEKGQMLLKVMHGFKHTTCIFDDFAHYERRQEAEESKKNERQQQQQHHHHHDKSHDKNRDNSARESSSRNNKNPWDWEMNNASNWE; encoded by the coding sequence ATGTCTGAGATGGACACAAGCAATTCCGTCGTGAAGGCTAAAGGTGGACGTGGGCCCCAAATGGTTCCGGGAGTGGGGCACTGCCCCCCGGGAACAGGAGGTCCTCAGCCGCACCACCAGCAGCAGCAGCAACAACAAGACATGGACTTCATGTCTTTCCAACAACAAGAGTTCAACTCTTGGAGGAATCCTCCTCCCCCGCCGCATCATGCCAACGCCGGAGATTacaataactttaattattacgGTGCGGCGGCAGGGGGCTATAGTCCCTTTAGTCCAGGAGATATTCGTGATTCTATTGCAGCCATTTGGTCTCGTACTTCCCCTTCGGGAGAAGGAGTTCCACTTGGAGGAGCTTATGGACAGTTTCCTCCTCCGCCGCCGCCACCTCCTCATCCTGATGGACAATTTAACCATTTGGGACACTTTCCGCATGGAGATTTGAGTGGTCTTTTTGCGGATCAGTACGGGGGGTTCCCTTATGGCTATGGCTACACACAGTGGCCTGATAATTCCAACGGAAATAGGAGTAATGGAGGAGGAGGTTCCTCCGCCAATCCAGGCTATTCTTACCTTGGGAGTAGTGGCGGTGGTGCTGAGGATCCCCGCTCATCCTCAATGTCAAGAAACAATGTTAATGCTGctaatataaacaataataataaggaacTTCGTATGTCTCAGCTCATAGAGAACATCAAAATATCTTCTCCAAATCAACAACCCCCAGTCTCTGTCAAGGGGAAAATGATAGACACAAATGGCTATAATGGATCTTCTAATATGAGTGGGTCCTCCTCTTCCTTAGGATCTGGagcaccaacaaaaaaaatgtcttgggCTAAAGTTGCATCACAGCCTGCGAAGCCTACAACGACTTCAAGTAAAACAAAGAAACCTGGGGTTCTCTCTCCCCCAGCTATAATTCCTATGTCCTCGAGTAAGGGAGTGGCACCCACTGCTGTGGATCCAGTTCCTTCGCCGTCTTTTTCAACTTCGCAGGGTGCTTCCCCTGTGAATAACAATCATAGTGAAACCTCAGTGAGTAATGGCAATACcagtaataataacaataatggtAACATAAAGTCTGTTATGCAGCAGCAGCAGACCTCGAATCATCGTCCACAAGTACCAAATTATGGTCCACGTGGACATCGAAGTGGAGTAGCAAAGGATAATTCGACCAGCAATGCTTCTTCTTCGTCGTCTAACGGTCCTAGAGCTGGTGGCAATAACACCGGTAGTACGTCAGAAAGCCATCCTGTACTTGAAAATCTTCGTAGTACCAATGAATACAATCCGAAAAACTTTGATTTGAATCCCATGAACGCCCGATATTTTGTTCTTAAGAGCTTTTGCGAAGATGATATTCATAGAAGTATCAAGTTTGAAATTTGGTGCTCTACGCAGCATGGAAATAAAAGATTAGACACTGCTTGGAATGAACAACTTGGAGTAGGGCCTATTTATCTCTTTTTCTCTGTCAACGGATCAGGACATTTTTGTGGCATGGCTCAAATGTTGACAGGTGTGGACTATTCTTCTACAGCAAATAGCGTTTGGGTGCAGGATAAATTCAAAGGACAGTTTAAAGTAAAGTGGATATATGTGAAAGATGTGCCTAACAATCAACTCCGTCatattcttttggaaaataatgaaaataagcCCGTGACTAAATCTAGAGATACGCAGGAAGTTCCTAGCGAAAAAGGTCAAATGCTTTTGAAGGTAATGCATGGCTTCAAACATACAACATGCATTTTTGATGATTTCGCGCATTATGAAAGAAGACAAGAGGCCGAAGAATCTAAAAAGAATGAAAGACAACAGCAACAACAACACCATCATCATCACGATAAAAGTCATGACAAAAATCGTGATAATAGTGCAAGGGAGTCCTCatctagaaataataaaaacccaTGGGATTGGGAAATGAATAACGCATCGAACtgggaataa